Part of the Flavobacterium sp. MDT1-60 genome, TACATAAGAAAATTTTCTAAACGGAGTTGCTCCATACCAATGTTCAATTCCTGGTAAAATTGTAATCACTTCGTCTTTATGAATCAGGCGAACTGCACTTCCTTTTTCCTGATAATAGCCCACACCTTCTTTTGCAATAAGCAAATGAAGACTTGAATTAATATGCCAATTACTTCTTGCACAAGGCTCGAAAGTAACTTCTTTAATCATTGTATTTTCAGGGTGAATATTGCTCGTTTGTTTTTTATAAGAAACGTCACCTGTCATATAGGTATTAGGGACTTTTCCTTCTTCTATAACCGTTGCATAATTTGTTGACATAATTATTTATTTTTGAGTTTGGTTTAGTTTTTAATTAAAGCTATTGTATTGCTCATCGGTTACAGGTTCTAACCAATCTACAATTCCTGTTTGGGTATTGGTGCTGATGGCGATATGGGTAAATTCGCTGTTTGGGGATGCACCATGCCAGTGTTTAAGTTCGGGTGGAATATTGACAACATCCCCAACTTGCAATAACTGAATTGGTTTCCCTACTTCCTGATAATATCCTGTTCCGTGCGTTACGATTAAAATTTGTCCGCCGGGATGCGTGTGCCAATTGTTTCTGGCACCAGGTTCGAAAACGACATTACCAACTGCAGTA contains:
- a CDS encoding cupin domain-containing protein, which gives rise to MKTSENQLNEIFPKGDLASADYFTGKAWVKMLVPNDPVLNTAVGNVVFEPGARNNWHTHPGGQILIVTHGTGYYQEVGKPIQLLQVGDVVNIPPELKHWHGASPNSEFTHIAISTNTQTGIVDWLEPVTDEQYNSFN
- a CDS encoding cupin domain-containing protein — translated: MSTNYATVIEEGKVPNTYMTGDVSYKKQTSNIHPENTMIKEVTFEPCARSNWHINSSLHLLIAKEGVGYYQEKGSAVRLIHKDEVITILPGIEHWYGATPFRKFSYVAIITEIDKGHGVWLDSVTDEEYHSFGS